The following are encoded together in the Lactuca sativa cultivar Salinas chromosome 1, Lsat_Salinas_v11, whole genome shotgun sequence genome:
- the LOC111913553 gene encoding triose phosphate/phosphate translocator, non-green plastid, chloroplastic: protein MLHGAVTCSGSVSLSGRRNHSSFYRYDHISLPFHSESSIAFYSTGRLSPSLCCSHSSWKPGGWILSRSPVIKRESSDVFEVKATSVPDDADESDAAAVAKSKMAETLVLGLLFGVWYLFNIYFNIYNKQVLEVFPNPVTLTAVQLAVGTTIIFLTWALNLHKWPNISRTQLVAILPLAVMHTLGNFSTNMSLGKVSVSFTHTIKAMEPFFTVILSTMFLGEIPTAWVMSSLVPIVGGVILASLTEVSFNWPGFWSAMASNLANQSRNVLSKKVMVQKEEPLDNITLFSIITIMSFFLFTPVALLVEGVKFTPSYLQSAGLNLKHVYIRSLLASICFHAYQQVAYMILQRVSPVTHSVGNCVKRVVVIVSSIFFFRTPVSFINSIGTGIALAGVFLYSQVKRIKPKTA, encoded by the exons ATGCTTCACGGTGCCGTCACCTGCTCCGGTTCAGTTTCGCTTTCCGGTAGACGTAATCACAGTTCGTTTTACAGATACGATCATATTTCTCTTCCATTTCATTCGGAATCGTCGATCGCTTTTTACTCAACTGGTCGTTTATCGCCTTCATTATGTTGCTCGCATTCATCATGGAAGCCAGGGGGTTGGATTTTGAGTCGTTCACCGGTTATAAAGCGTGAATCATCTGATGTTTTTGAAGTCAAAGCGACGTCCGTTCCTGATGACGCCGATGAAAGTGATGCGGCGGCTGTGGCGAAATCGAAAATGGCGGAAACGCTAGTGCTTGGATTGTTGTTCGGAGTCTGGTACCTTTTCAATATCTATTTCAACATCTATAATAAACAG GTTCTTGAGGTTTTCCCAAATCCAGTAACTTTGACTGCAGTTCAGCTTGCTGTTGGGACTACCATTATATTTTTGACATGGGCATTAAATCTTCATAAATGGCCGAATATCAGTCGTACACAG CTTGTAGCAATCCTCCCATTGGCTGTAATGCACACATTAGGCAATTTTTCAACCAACATGAGTCTTGGAAAAGTTTCTGTTTCATTTACTCACACAATCAAAGCAATGGAACCTTTTTTCACGGTTATACTATCTACTATGTTTCTAGGAGAG ATACCAACAGCATGGGTAATGAGCTCCCTTGTACCTATTGTTGGGGGAGTGATACTTGCATCTCTCACCGAGGTGTCCTTCAATTG GCCTGGATTTTGGAGTGCAATGGCATCCAATTTGGCAAATCAATCACGCAATGTTTTGAGTAAAAAAGTTATGGTTCAGAAAGAG GAACCATTGGACAACATTACCCTCTTCTCAATCATAACAATTATGTCTTTCTTCTTGTTTACCCCTGTTGCCTTGCTCGTTGAAGGAGTCAAATTTACCCCTTCTTACCTACAATCCGCT GGGCTAAACCTCAAACATGTGTACATTAGGTCTCTCCTTGCTTCAATCTGCTTCCATGCTTATCAGCAG GTTGCTTACATGATACTGCAAAGAGTATCTCCAGTTACACATTCTGTAGGCAACTGTGTGAAGCGAGTAGTGGTCATCGTATCCTCTATCTTCTTCTTCCGCACACCGGTCTCATTTATCAACTCCATAG GGACTGGAATTGCCCTTGCCGGAGTATTTCTATACTCACAGGTGAAACGCATCAAGCCCAAAACCGCATAA